The Daucus carota subsp. sativus chromosome 2, DH1 v3.0, whole genome shotgun sequence genome includes a window with the following:
- the LOC108207583 gene encoding protein ENHANCED DISEASE RESISTANCE 2-like isoform X2 has translation MEGWLYIIRHNRIGLQYSRKRYFILDGNCLKSFKSIPSSEADTQEQVRSAIIDSCIRVTDEGRESSYRKVFFIFSLHNTSNHKDQLKLGATSPEEAARWIQHLRDVALNPEANLVSCSKRKWQPFRAFDGVLKRTSNKESIDWISAASMHVHAMTSDVIAPSPWQIFGCQNGLRLFKESKDRNSGGRRRLDDPPALMAVGVVDGTSEAIFQTVMSLGSSRSEWDFCFSGGSVIEHLNGHTDIIHMKVYNDWLAWGAHRRDFLLRRYWRREDDGTYVILYHSVYHRRCPPHRGYVRACLKSGGYVITPVNHGKESVVKHMLAIDWKLWKPYLPKPYARSRTVRMLERVAALREMFRTKAGNPSDCSSEVASDTDLPQIEKGTINKEVNIVVGEEKSGVEREKISGSSSLMDLHNMSDEFYDVPEPIDEYQSDNEWTSDKSQDGHYRETTQPKFSKAANFVKKFHERAVQKKGYKDLQELSWEENVSHIYGSTLPNDSSCNLPCSWAPADPSAFLIREKTYLRDGQKGKAKGTLMEFIGADWIKSNKREDDLGGRPGGITQKYAAEGGPEFFFIINIQFGLLLYDEYSFGRFSFARELCQWR, from the exons ATGGAGGGTTGGCTTTATATAATACGTCATAATCGAATTGGGCTTCAATATTCACGTAAAAGATACTTCATTCTTGATGGGAATTGTCTCAAGAGCTTCAAATCAATACCCTCTTCAGAAGCAGATACACAG GAGCAAGTGAGAAGTGCTATTATAGACTCTTGCATCAGGGTCACGGATGAAGGAAGAGAGAGTTCTTACAGAAAA GTATTCTTCATTTTCTCCTTACATAATACTTCTAATCACAAGGATCAGCTTAAG tTGGGAGCAACCAGTCCAGAAGAAGCTGCAAGATGGATTCAACATCTACGGGACGTTGCACTTAACCCCGAAGCCAACCTTGTGTCTTGTTCAAAGAGAAAGTGGCAACCTTTTag AGCTTTTGATGGTGTTTTGAAGAGGACGTCAAATAAAGAATCAATAGACTGGATATCTGCAGCTTCCATGCATGTACATGCAATGACTTCCGACGTTATTGCACCTTCACCATGGCAAATATTTGGCTGTCAAAATG GTTTACGACTGTTCAAAGAATCAAAAGATAGGAATTCCGGTGGAAGAAGG CGTTTGGATGACCCCCCAGCACTAATGGCCGTTGGTGTGGTAGATGGAACTTCAGAGGCAATTTTTCAAACTGTAATGTCTCTTGGTTCCTCTAGATCAGA ATGGGACTTCTGTTTTTCTGGTGGCAGCGTGATTGAGCATCTTAATGGTCATACAGATATAATTCACATGAAAGTCTATAATGATTGGCTGGCATG GGGGGCACATCGAAGAGATTTTTTGTTGCGGCGCTACTGGAGGAGGGAGGATGATGGAACCTACG TTATACTCTACCATTCTGTATACCACAGAAGATGTCCACCACATCGTGGCTATGTTCGTGCTTGCCTTAAAA GCGGTGGATATGTTATAACACCTGTGAACCATGGAAAAGAATCAGTAGTTAAGCACATGTTGGCTATTGATTGGAAGTTGTGGAAACCCTATCTACCAAAACCTTATGCAAGATCCAGAACTGTCCGTATGCTCGAGAGAGTTGCAG CTTTAAGAGAGATGTTTAGAACAAAAGCAGGGAACCCTTCTGATTGTTCATCAGAGGTTGCTAGTGATACTGATTTGCCTCAAATAGAAAAGGGGACTATTAACAAAGAAGTCAATATAGTGGTTGGAGAGGAAAAATCAGGAGTTGAGCGGGAAAAAATATCAGGGTCTTCAAGTCTCATGGATTTGCATAATATGTCAGACGAGTTTTATGATGTACCAGAACCAATTGATGAGTACCAATCAGACAATGAATGGACTTCTGACAAGAGTCAAGACGGTCACTACAGG GAGACTACCCAgcctaaattttcaaaagctGCCAATTTTGTGAAAAAGTTTCATGAACGTGCAG TTCAAAAGAAAGGTTACAAGGACTTACAAGAGTTGTCTTGGGAAGAAAATGTTTCACACATTTACGGCTCCACTCTTCCAAATGACTCGAGTTGTAATCTTCCCTGCAGTTGGGCACCTGCTGATCCTTCAGCTTTTCTAATACGAGAAAAGACCTATCTTCGGGATGGTCAGAAG GGCAAGGCAAAAGGCACTCTGATGGAATTTATTGGTGCAGATTGGATCAAATCAAACAAGCGTGAAGATGATCTTGGTGGCCGTCCTGGTGGCATTACTCAG AAATATGCTGCTGAGGGTGGACCAGAATTCTTCTTCATTATTAATATACAG TTTGGCCTTTTATTATATGATGAGTACTCCTTTGGAAGATTCTCCTTTGCTAGAGAACTTTGTCAATGGAGATGA
- the LOC108207583 gene encoding protein ENHANCED DISEASE RESISTANCE 2-like isoform X1, whose amino-acid sequence MEGWLYIIRHNRIGLQYSRKRYFILDGNCLKSFKSIPSSEADTQEQVRSAIIDSCIRVTDEGRESSYRKVFFIFSLHNTSNHKDQLKLGATSPEEAARWIQHLRDVALNPEANLVSCSKRKWQPFRAFDGVLKRTSNKESIDWISAASMHVHAMTSDVIAPSPWQIFGCQNGLRLFKESKDRNSGGRRRLDDPPALMAVGVVDGTSEAIFQTVMSLGSSRSEWDFCFSGGSVIEHLNGHTDIIHMKVYNDWLAWGAHRRDFLLRRYWRREDDGTYVILYHSVYHRRCPPHRGYVRACLKSGGYVITPVNHGKESVVKHMLAIDWKLWKPYLPKPYARSRTVRMLERVAALREMFRTKAGNPSDCSSEVASDTDLPQIEKGTINKEVNIVVGEEKSGVEREKISGSSSLMDLHNMSDEFYDVPEPIDEYQSDNEWTSDKSQDGHYRETTQPKFSKAANFVKKFHERAVQKKGYKDLQELSWEENVSHIYGSTLPNDSSCNLPCSWAPADPSAFLIREKTYLRDGQKGKAKGTLMEFIGADWIKSNKREDDLGGRPGGITQKYAAEGGPEFFFIINIQVPGTPMYSLAFYYMMSTPLEDSPLLENFVNGDDTYRNARFKLIPYISKGSWIVKQSVGKKACLLGQALQVNYFRGKNYLELDVDVGSSTVARGVVSLVLGYLNNLVIEMAFLIQADTYEELPEFLLGTCRLNHLDAAKSVPIETMPDRS is encoded by the exons ATGGAGGGTTGGCTTTATATAATACGTCATAATCGAATTGGGCTTCAATATTCACGTAAAAGATACTTCATTCTTGATGGGAATTGTCTCAAGAGCTTCAAATCAATACCCTCTTCAGAAGCAGATACACAG GAGCAAGTGAGAAGTGCTATTATAGACTCTTGCATCAGGGTCACGGATGAAGGAAGAGAGAGTTCTTACAGAAAA GTATTCTTCATTTTCTCCTTACATAATACTTCTAATCACAAGGATCAGCTTAAG tTGGGAGCAACCAGTCCAGAAGAAGCTGCAAGATGGATTCAACATCTACGGGACGTTGCACTTAACCCCGAAGCCAACCTTGTGTCTTGTTCAAAGAGAAAGTGGCAACCTTTTag AGCTTTTGATGGTGTTTTGAAGAGGACGTCAAATAAAGAATCAATAGACTGGATATCTGCAGCTTCCATGCATGTACATGCAATGACTTCCGACGTTATTGCACCTTCACCATGGCAAATATTTGGCTGTCAAAATG GTTTACGACTGTTCAAAGAATCAAAAGATAGGAATTCCGGTGGAAGAAGG CGTTTGGATGACCCCCCAGCACTAATGGCCGTTGGTGTGGTAGATGGAACTTCAGAGGCAATTTTTCAAACTGTAATGTCTCTTGGTTCCTCTAGATCAGA ATGGGACTTCTGTTTTTCTGGTGGCAGCGTGATTGAGCATCTTAATGGTCATACAGATATAATTCACATGAAAGTCTATAATGATTGGCTGGCATG GGGGGCACATCGAAGAGATTTTTTGTTGCGGCGCTACTGGAGGAGGGAGGATGATGGAACCTACG TTATACTCTACCATTCTGTATACCACAGAAGATGTCCACCACATCGTGGCTATGTTCGTGCTTGCCTTAAAA GCGGTGGATATGTTATAACACCTGTGAACCATGGAAAAGAATCAGTAGTTAAGCACATGTTGGCTATTGATTGGAAGTTGTGGAAACCCTATCTACCAAAACCTTATGCAAGATCCAGAACTGTCCGTATGCTCGAGAGAGTTGCAG CTTTAAGAGAGATGTTTAGAACAAAAGCAGGGAACCCTTCTGATTGTTCATCAGAGGTTGCTAGTGATACTGATTTGCCTCAAATAGAAAAGGGGACTATTAACAAAGAAGTCAATATAGTGGTTGGAGAGGAAAAATCAGGAGTTGAGCGGGAAAAAATATCAGGGTCTTCAAGTCTCATGGATTTGCATAATATGTCAGACGAGTTTTATGATGTACCAGAACCAATTGATGAGTACCAATCAGACAATGAATGGACTTCTGACAAGAGTCAAGACGGTCACTACAGG GAGACTACCCAgcctaaattttcaaaagctGCCAATTTTGTGAAAAAGTTTCATGAACGTGCAG TTCAAAAGAAAGGTTACAAGGACTTACAAGAGTTGTCTTGGGAAGAAAATGTTTCACACATTTACGGCTCCACTCTTCCAAATGACTCGAGTTGTAATCTTCCCTGCAGTTGGGCACCTGCTGATCCTTCAGCTTTTCTAATACGAGAAAAGACCTATCTTCGGGATGGTCAGAAG GGCAAGGCAAAAGGCACTCTGATGGAATTTATTGGTGCAGATTGGATCAAATCAAACAAGCGTGAAGATGATCTTGGTGGCCGTCCTGGTGGCATTACTCAG AAATATGCTGCTGAGGGTGGACCAGAATTCTTCTTCATTATTAATATACAG GTCCCTGGTACACCTATGTACAGTTTGGCCTTTTATTATATGATGAGTACTCCTTTGGAAGATTCTCCTTTGCTAGAGAACTTTGTCAATGGAGATGACACTTATAGGAACGCAAGGTTTAAACTCATACCATATATTTCTAAG GGATCGTGGATTGTAAAGCAGAGTGTAGGAAAGAAAGCTTGTTTGTTGGGTCAAGCACTTCAAGTTAATTACTTTCGTGgaaaaaactacttggag CTTGATGTTGACGTGGGGTCATCAACTGTGGCAAGGGGCGTAGTCAGTCTAGTTCTTGGATACCTGAACAATCTCGTGATAGAAATGGCTTTCTTAATACAG GCGGACACATACGAGGAGCTACCAGAATTCCTCCTAGGAACATGTCGTCTTAACCATTTGGATGCCGCAAAATCAGTTCCAATTGAGACTATGCCTGATCGAAGTTAA
- the LOC108209630 gene encoding GATA transcription factor 8 has translation MMGSNYNDEMDCGSFFDHIDDLIDFPSDNDIGFNSGNGNDFPSIWSNNVEDLPGPDPIFPGMKNDSASDLSAELAVPYEDIVQLEWLSTFVEDSFSGGGMTLNKENVPLNNNASQNQFRTSSPVSVLESSSSSSCSDGKIVPLSPSHRGPQRARSKRPRPANFRPRSTMQFVTPTSSVTPDNSGLVNVPMISSESENFVESLRIKIPKPVSENKKKQKQKPSFPSSSAEMNCSSPLQQQASVRKCLHCEITKTPQWRAGPLGPKTLCNACGVRYKSGRLFPEYRPAASPTFVPSLHSNSHKKVVEMRIKGGEKKFMNATVPPISSEPEMIPNASLEYM, from the exons ATGATGGGGTCAAATTATAACGATGAGATGGACTGCGGCAGCTTCTTTGATCACATTGATGATCTGATCGATTTTCCTTCTGACAATGACATTGGCTTTAATTCCGGCAACGGAAATGACTTTCCGAGCATCTGGTCCAATAATGTTGAGGATCTGCCTGGTCCAGATCCAATATTCCCTGGAATGAAGAATGATAGTGCTTCTGACCTGTCAGCTGAACTTGCTGTTCCG TATGAGGACATTGTGCAGCTTGAGTGGCTTTCAACCTTTGTGGAGGATTCTTTTTCTGGTGGAGGGATGACCCTCAACAAAGAGAATGTTCCTCTTAACAATAATGCATCCCAGAATCAGTTTCGCACCTCTAGTCCTGTATCAGTGCTTGagagcagcagcagcagctccTGCTCCGATGGGAAGATTGTTCCTCTTAGCCCATCTCATCGGGGTCCTCAGCGTGCTCGTAGCAAGCGCCCTCGCCCTGCAAACTTTAGACCTCGATCCACAATGCAGTTCGTTACTCCAACTTCCTCTGTTACTCCTGATAACTCTGGGCTCGTTAATGTGCCAATGATTTCTTCAGAATCTGAGAACTTTGTGGAGTCTCTTCGTATTAAGATACCAAAGCCTGTGTCAGAGAAcaagaagaagcagaagcagaAACCGTCTTTTCCATCAAGTTCTGCAGAGATGAACTGCAGTTCACCACTGCAGCAGCAAGCATCAGTTAGGAAATGCCTGCATTGCGAGATAACAAAAACACCCCAATGGAGGGCCGGCCCATTAGGTCCTAAGACTCTTTGCAACGCTTGTGGTGTTCGTTACAAATCTGGCAGACTCTTCCCTGAGTACCGCCCTGCAGCCAGTCCAACATTTGTCCCATCTTTGCACTCCAATTCTCACAAGAAGGTTGTGGAGATGAGAATCAAAGGCGGTGAGAAAAAGTTCATGAATGCTACCGTGCCCCCGATAAGTTCCGAGCCAGAAATGATCCCAAATGCCTCACTCGAGTACATGTGA